gattacaatacttgccacttcttggtgtcatttttcaaacagtaaattggttccactttgacagttctaaattgaggccgttttgcggacaactattctgcacccagctaaaaagtaacaaaaacgaaaagtggcgtttgacgtttcttcccGCGGcgcttgtttgcaatatgttctgatgaaaaaaacgaagaattggaattttcctttttgaatgcgactgaaaatcacaaacgttttaataatcttgttttcgatataaaaatattgaaaatccccgccgaatctcaaaatgcagaattttgaaattaaaaggacagatatagttttttggtcgaaatggagttaaaaaagaagttgtctttatagctgtcggcccaCATGTCGGCCACCAACCAgtaacctctggattgtgagtccagtgcgctgtccaattgatccacacggacgggatcgaaatgaagtaaaccagagtgaaaaaaaaacttgacaattatcatacaaatatctattttctgactaaaaaactcaataataaaaaatcttaaatttggaaattcaaaataaaaaatatgcagaattgaataataattttaatattaaagtatttataaattcaagagctcaacaatttaaaaaaaaatcagaaattataagtcgaaattccaaaagcttaaaactctgaaattaagaaattcgaaaatacaaatttacgaaaaacccGAAAATCTAACattcaaaaacactatttttatcaaaaataaaaaaaattaattcaaaatcaggaattccaaaattgaagaaattaaaaatttgagaatttaagaatttaggaaattaagaatttaagaatttaagaattaaagaattcaataatttaagaattcaagaaattaGGAATAGAAGATCAGGATTGCATGTTTTCAAATCCGCATtggcttatttaaaatgttttgcttgaattttgctttttactcaATACAAATGACTTGTCTCTTGCATGTCCGGCAGTTGATCGACAATGCGTTGACCAAAATTTATCAAACACAGCCCCAATCTGACCTAAAAAACTAAACTGCATCGCCCCAGATTgtcaaaagtaatttttcatacGTAACTTGCAGCACAGGAGGGAAAATATCTCCAAACTCGAAGAATTGAAACCGAAAAATCAATCAtcactcctaatgtaaacatttactgacgtgagcaggataaactctttgtttacaaactcacattggcctaattacattgttttgcttgaaaaaacaatccgtcagacgatttgctcccggtagatcccggagctaacctgagttttgtttagattcggatgaacacggatgaactcgaacctaaattagctctcacacaagtaccgcggtgggcttgacgcgggtgccaaattagctttgcaacgcaattaggtccctgcggtggagatgccctaagtgcatctccagcgctgggtgcaaacatcgaagcaaagctaatttgcacccgacgtcaaccccatcgcggtacctgtcgcggtagcaaatttgctctcagttcttcgggatttcactttgctacccAGTATTCAGTCTGTTTGCTACCGCTTCAAATGGAattatgcacggaaaaaaatttaaaaaaaaaatttaaaaaattcaaaatttcaaaaaaaaatcaaaaaatctgaaaaaatttcaaaaaaatttcaaaaaaattctaaaaaatttcaaaaaaaaaaaatcaaaaaatttcaaaaaaatcaaaaaaatttcaaaaaatttcaaaaattttaaaaatttaaaaaatttcaaaaattttaaaaatttcaaaaacttcaaaaatttcaaaaatttcaaaaatttcaaaaatttcaaaaatttcaaaaattgcaaaaaatttcaaaaaatttcaaaaatttcaaaaaaataaatttttgaattttaaaatttttgaatttcatttttttgaatttttgatttttggattttttgaaattttgaatttttaaatttttgaatttttgattttttgaatttttgaatttttgaatcataccTACATCATACATATCATACATAGAGCAGACATATAAAAATCTCCGAAacacgcattcaaaactttgccccctggcttgccggtacttgtcgggtatcagaaaatgagtacccgacaggtaccgacacatatttttcttctacagatgaacttgagatcaaatttgatacctgctttgctacgcgcggtgggagactcgggggcaaactcgagagcaaattAGGTGGGAATAAAATCGGGTAGCAAATAGTTAAACTTTCGACATTttaactgtttgcagtttgggtatggtggaaggaactgtttcatcaagagtcgtagtgcaacctgcggaggtgagcacaagactcaagcttgcgaaacaatcaacgagaacatcgatgcgaaatgcttcaattgtggCGGCGActattctaccaagaatcggagctcctaagtgtttgagagtacggcacggagcgacggcgccggataaccatatttacacaaagaattttagagcgcccgctgcgggattcgaaccagcaacctctggattgtgagtccagtgcgcggtccgattgatccacacgggcgggacggtATAAATATTTGAAGGTGTTTCAGAACCTTGAAGAGAAGAATGCACGAAAGTGTAAAAcctctttgaaaataaaaaaaagaattttagattGTCTGTACTGAATTCTCAGGTAGTTTTTGGTAGTGGAGTTTCAAATGTACCAAATGGAAGTGATACTTCGCAACGGTCGAGGACACTACTGAACGCTCTGAAATGCCacaattttattaataaaatttctCGAATAAATGCATCTGCTTAGCAAGATCGACCACACATTTCAAATGTAACATAGCGCTGTCTGAAATGTTGACGTCAAAGTACCTTATATATTTTAGGATAGCTTTCTCTTTCGCTGCCTTCGGCAGCATTACTTAAAATTCCGCGTCACGTCTCGCGGCCATCGCTTCCTCCTTGATCGACACGACGCACGAGATGGTCGGCACCGATGGCACTTCCTCTTCTGCTTCACCTCTGACGTGATCATTATCCGCCGTAATGAGTTCCGCTTCCTCCTCGACGTCACTGGACACGCTGAAACCGTCCCTCGATGCCGCCGCTGGCTTCGGATCGATGCGTTCCTGCTTGATTTTGATCCGACCGGCCGGTTTGGAAGGTCCCGGATTTTCGTCGTTGTCGGCGGTTGCCTTGGAGCGGTAGTTGTGCATCTGCACCTGGTGCCGAACGCGATCCTGGTTGCGCATAAATTCGCGCGGGCACACGGAGCACTTAAACATGGCCACCGCTGGGCTTCCGTTCTTGGATTCCGTGCCGTGGTAGCGTTTCGTGTGCGTGACCAGCGAGATTTTGCGATCAAACGTTGCCGTGCATTCGTTGCACTGGTAACGAGGTCCACCGGAATGTAGTCGAATGTGGGAAAGGAACGCTTGACGATTGACGGTGCGATGTGGACAATGGGGACACTTGTAGAACAATTCCTGGTCCgggtgttgttgttggtggtgtTCTTGGATCATCGTGCTGGACTTGAAGGTGAGTGAGCAAAGTGCGCACGGATAAACCATATCCGGATCGGGTTTAATTCGGGCCTTGCCGCGAGAAGGAGCGCCAGCGCCCTTTCGAGTAGGAGCCTTTACGCCGTGGAAAACGGTTTGGTGATAGCGTCGGCCAGTTTTCCGGACAAAGACACGCGGACAGTAGGCGCACTTGAAACGGTTGGCGAGACTTAACGCAGAACCTCCGGGGTGGTAACGAAGTTTGTGTTTTTGCAGGTCGGTTGGTTTGTAAAAGCTGGCGTCGCATTGATCACACGGATGTGGCAGTTTGCCCATGTGGTTCATCATATGCAGCTTCAGAGTGTTACGGTTGTTGAAGACCTTCGGACAGTATGTGCATTGATTCGAATCTTTGGGAAGATCGTCAAGGAATTGCTTGGCTGCTGAAGCCGACTCTGATACGTCCTTGTGATGGTGCCGGATGTGCATAAGCCGCGCCACGCGAGATAGCAGCTTCCGCGGACAGTGCGGACATGGGAACCGTTTCTTTTTCTCCTCATCGCCAGAATCATCCGGTCCGTGGAAGTCGAGCATGTGGCGATCGTAATCCTTCTTGCGAATGAACCGCTCGTTACACTGCTCATCGGAACAGAAGAAAGGCTGTTCTCCGGTATGGTTGGTCATGTGGTCTCGTAAAGTTTGCTTGTGTTTGAACAGTTTAGAGCACACAGTGCACTTGAATCGAACAGCAACATCCGGATGTTTGAGCGAAAAGTGAATTCGCATGGTCTTCATCGTGGGGAACTTCCGGTCACACTTGGAACAGGGGAAGTTACTCTTGCGACCCTCCCAGACGGCGGGCAGTTTCTCCGGAGTTTCAATTTGGTGAATGATCTGTTCGTGCCTGATTCGATCCTGGTTCCGCATGAAAAAGCGCTCGCAGTGATCACACTTGTAGCGTTCCAATGCACCCTTGTTCCTGGCATTCTCGCCGTGCCAGCGGTTTTTGTGGTGAATTAGCtgtgattttcttaaaaatccacTTCCACATACATCACAAACCACCGGCATGTTGCTGACATGGTTCGACAAATGGTGCGACCTGAAAGCGGTTCTGCTGCGGAACAGCTTGCCACAGTCTGGACACTTGCAACGTTTGGTCACCACCGTTGCTGGATTGGCGTCCGCTTCTTCCCCTTCCTCGCGCGGATGCTTCTCGGCAATGTGCGCCTGCGATTCTTCCAGCGTTTCGAACGACACCTCGCATGGCTCACAGTAATAGACGAAGCTGTTGGGCAGCGGGCTGTTCTCCATCTCCAATGTGTCCGGCCGTACTTCGTGGAAGTTGCGAATGTGTCTCTGGCGGCCTTGCTCCTGCATGAAAATGCGCGGACATAGCGGACAGTTGAACCGCTTTTCCGAATATTGGGGCGAGTTTTTGTCGTGGTACTTGGCCACGTGAATGTCCATCCGTTCCTTCAAATGAAACTTGGCCCCGCACTCATCACAGGTGAACGGGAAATCCATGGTGTGATAGCGGTTGTGAACGCGCAAAACACTAAGGTCCCAGAACTTTTTGGGACAATGCTTGCACGAGTAAATCAGCGAATCCTTCGGATGGGCCTTGCGGATGTGCAACTGGAAAGAGAAGCGTGCCCGTTAACAACGTAGTGAGTACTAATAGTTTAATTAACAAACCTTGATCTCCTTCATCAAACGGAACGACTCCTTACAGATGGTACACCGGTACGCGCCATCTTCAGTGACTTCATACGGCAAAGCCCTGTCCGGTTCAGGATCATCCGCCTGCCCTGGTGCTTCACTGCTTGCTCTCGTAGATGCAGCCATCGATCTTTCTCCATCATCGccgtcaccaccaccaccaccaccaccatcttcTTCATCCGAGTCCAACAGGACCACCTCATTCGTATCAACGCGTTCCCTCTTCCGGATAAGCATTGGTGGCTCCCGGTACTCTTCTTGCCCGACTCCACCACCTTCTTCATAATCTGCCGCTCGTCCGTCCACTCCGTAAGGTTCCGGCTTGACGAGCATATCGCCCCGGATCAAATCCTCTTCGTCGGCTTCCTCGTCTTCGTCCACTTCTTCATACACGTCCTCCGGTTCCAGTTCTTCCCCTGCTTGATCTCCGCCGCCACCACACTCGTCGTCATCGCTGTCACTCAGAC
This is a stretch of genomic DNA from Culex pipiens pallens isolate TS chromosome 1, TS_CPP_V2, whole genome shotgun sequence. It encodes these proteins:
- the LOC120427149 gene encoding zinc finger protein 808-like, with protein sequence MDTDTIPDVPNDNPETYCRLCFSGFYVEPVYPRDGPPRDALLDLISQHVDIHLSPDADHSCMVCRMCQMTLESFHKYRTRCRALDEVLQRRRLELAEFRVKEEPAEQPAPVRGFERDTIYCLSDSDDDECGGGGDQAGEELEPEDVYEEVDEDEEADEEDLIRGDMLVKPEPYGVDGRAADYEEGGGVGQEEYREPPMLIRKRERVDTNEVVLLDSDEEDGGGGGGGDGDDGERSMAASTRASSEAPGQADDPEPDRALPYEVTEDGAYRCTICKESFRLMKEIKLHIRKAHPKDSLIYSCKHCPKKFWDLSVLRVHNRYHTMDFPFTCDECGAKFHLKERMDIHVAKYHDKNSPQYSEKRFNCPLCPRIFMQEQGRQRHIRNFHEVRPDTLEMENSPLPNSFVYYCEPCEVSFETLEESQAHIAEKHPREEGEEADANPATVVTKRCKCPDCGKLFRSRTAFRSHHLSNHVSNMPVVCDVCGSGFLRKSQLIHHKNRWHGENARNKGALERYKCDHCERFFMRNQDRIRHEQIIHQIETPEKLPAVWEGRKSNFPCSKCDRKFPTMKTMRIHFSLKHPDVAVRFKCTVCSKLFKHKQTLRDHMTNHTGEQPFFCSDEQCNERFIRKKDYDRHMLDFHGPDDSGDEEKKKRFPCPHCPRKLLSRVARLMHIRHHHKDVSESASAAKQFLDDLPKDSNQCTYCPKVFNNRNTLKLHMMNHMGKLPHPCDQCDASFYKPTDLQKHKLRYHPGGSALSLANRFKCAYCPRVFVRKTGRRYHQTVFHGVKAPTRKGAGAPSRGKARIKPDPDMVYPCALCSLTFKSSTMIQEHHQQQHPDQELFYKCPHCPHRTVNRQAFLSHIRLHSGGPRYQCNECTATFDRKISLVTHTKRYHGTESKNGSPAVAMFKCSVCPREFMRNQDRVRHQVQMHNYRSKATADNDENPGPSKPAGRIKIKQERIDPKPAAASRDGFSVSSDVEEEAELITADNDHVRGEAEEEVPSVPTISCVVSIKEEAMAARRDAEF